A DNA window from Luteolibacter luteus contains the following coding sequences:
- a CDS encoding DUF3592 domain-containing protein, giving the protein MPTAGKSNSGETKGGCGLVGFGIFWTLFSSIFVVAGLWMAWKTFSVHGWRETPCTIERFEIAADPSKNPPFRADLLFHYEVDGTLFSGTKLWANKEGSDEFEDLSEIRERLCQGPEGMMPTHAGSRSECRVNPANPAEAALLPGGQGGIWGGLAFALFGGVFVLIGVALIWGGLGKANTSVSSRSGSGKRQASPAIVGILFLIFGGVGLGLLFGLVVPKAKEWWSMRQWSPVPAQIVWSRVVSKNSDDGTTYAVDMLYQYGFKDRSYLSNRRDLMGGSSSGHAKKQAFVDAHPPGTEIQVFVDPGKPWRAVMNREAGWWGLLGLFPLPFILIGIFGVRGIFKKRSAPAGHPSPSAPSPQSASRLTRTGAVPAMPSGSWVRIGHVPFAGLVFLLIFAGIWNFVVWGPMRNSGIADGFGFLFFLPFALIGLAVAAAVVYSVLSLFGPKFEIQMEDSHLARGDSTPVRWRRSGTVHPSQFALYLVGKEEASYRNGSSTSTATSLFYEQLLFETTVPIAMDQGHVELRIPSDAMPTFHGKSNRLRWFIVLRAVVSRLPDIRGEREITVRVPVKEELS; this is encoded by the coding sequence GTGCCAACCGCGGGGAAGAGCAATTCGGGCGAAACCAAGGGCGGCTGCGGTCTCGTCGGCTTCGGCATCTTCTGGACGCTTTTCAGCTCTATCTTCGTCGTGGCCGGCCTGTGGATGGCGTGGAAAACCTTCTCGGTTCATGGCTGGCGGGAGACGCCTTGCACCATCGAGCGCTTCGAGATCGCCGCGGACCCCTCGAAGAATCCTCCGTTTCGCGCCGATCTGCTTTTCCACTATGAGGTGGATGGGACCCTCTTCAGCGGCACCAAGCTTTGGGCGAACAAGGAAGGCAGCGATGAATTCGAGGATCTCTCGGAGATCCGCGAGCGCCTCTGCCAAGGTCCGGAAGGAATGATGCCCACGCACGCCGGTAGTCGCTCCGAGTGTCGTGTGAATCCAGCGAACCCCGCGGAAGCCGCACTCCTCCCCGGAGGCCAGGGCGGGATCTGGGGCGGCCTCGCCTTCGCGCTCTTCGGCGGAGTCTTCGTCCTGATCGGCGTGGCCCTGATCTGGGGTGGCCTTGGAAAAGCCAACACTTCCGTCAGCTCCCGTTCCGGTTCGGGCAAGCGTCAGGCATCGCCTGCGATTGTCGGGATCCTCTTCCTGATCTTCGGTGGGGTCGGCCTTGGCCTGCTTTTCGGCCTCGTCGTTCCGAAAGCGAAGGAATGGTGGTCGATGCGGCAGTGGTCTCCGGTCCCCGCGCAGATCGTTTGGAGCCGGGTGGTTAGCAAGAATAGCGATGACGGCACCACCTACGCCGTCGACATGCTTTATCAGTATGGCTTCAAGGACCGCAGCTACCTGTCCAACCGCCGCGATCTGATGGGCGGCAGCTCCTCCGGGCATGCGAAAAAGCAGGCTTTCGTGGATGCCCATCCGCCAGGGACTGAGATCCAAGTCTTCGTCGATCCAGGGAAGCCATGGCGCGCTGTGATGAATCGTGAGGCCGGCTGGTGGGGGCTCCTCGGGCTCTTTCCCTTGCCCTTCATCCTGATCGGAATCTTCGGAGTCCGGGGGATCTTCAAAAAGCGGTCCGCGCCGGCGGGCCATCCTTCTCCCTCCGCACCTTCACCCCAGTCTGCCTCCCGACTCACCCGCACCGGCGCAGTCCCGGCGATGCCGAGCGGCTCCTGGGTCCGCATCGGCCACGTCCCCTTCGCCGGATTGGTCTTCCTGCTGATCTTCGCGGGCATTTGGAACTTCGTGGTCTGGGGACCCATGCGGAATTCCGGTATCGCGGATGGCTTCGGGTTCCTCTTCTTCCTGCCCTTCGCCTTGATCGGCCTCGCGGTGGCCGCCGCGGTGGTTTACTCGGTCCTCTCGCTCTTCGGGCCGAAGTTTGAGATCCAGATGGAAGACTCGCACTTGGCCCGTGGAGATTCGACCCCGGTTCGCTGGCGACGCAGCGGCACGGTGCACCCCAGTCAGTTTGCCCTCTATCTGGTGGGGAAGGAGGAAGCCTCCTATCGCAACGGCTCCAGCACCTCCACCGCGACCTCGCTCTTCTACGAGCAGCTCCTCTTCGAAACCACCGTCCCGATCGCCATGGACCAAGGGCACGTTGAACTCCGGATTCCTTCCGACGCCATGCCGACCTTCCATGGGAAGAGCAACCGCCTGCGCTGGTTCATCGTCCTACGCGCCGTCGTCTCCCGGCTACCCGACATCCGCGGCGAGCGCGAAATCACCGTCCGCGTCCCTGTGAAGGAGGAGCTGTCATGA
- a CDS encoding ankyrin repeat domain-containing protein, with translation MNQLHDAIRNGNLDEVCRLIDGGLSVETLDEASGQTPLMAACISPQAGPEIVRFLIEKGAIVNAAKKAQEAPKLADLDDLFSDEEADPEMKEMLEMAKSFSANYTPDVPPMAAAVGKEISLEKLDLMLQAGMDPAARSTQGYTLAITAACGGRMDLIRHLLDTGTKIDGRTSYGESVLSVFSSRGRFDEIKEFLERGVDPEPLQWTPLLKAAAIGDQGELARLIEEGADLEEKDCWERTPFLLSVQAGDSGKAALLLSKGAKSEATGRCAHTAAHYAASRNDAAMLRWLIDQGFTISAKDQFGHTPLREAAEASAGESFRLLLETDQSWGRTADERKDVLDCVSDPALVRAILERGASLSEFSEEAIRNFIGLGNEEHLVASKAEYMAGRFPRFGTANPERMDQPFWKAMVRCGWSGYQGAATFEDSSCEREDPVWSHNRFGMSTTPLPDGRFVQIAGEHEDHYDPDFCIYNDVFIHDGRGTFEILGYPKEVFPQTDFHSATLVGEKIYIIGNLGYLHERKSGHTPVFALHVDSGEIETVPTSGECPGWIHSHEAILEEAGTILVTGGKVWTTASDGEQTLEKQGERYRLDLAKGEWRKLGLQEL, from the coding sequence GTGAATCAGCTCCACGACGCGATCCGCAACGGAAATCTCGATGAAGTCTGCCGCTTGATCGATGGCGGGCTGTCCGTGGAAACATTGGATGAAGCGTCGGGGCAAACTCCCCTGATGGCGGCATGCATCAGCCCGCAAGCGGGTCCCGAGATCGTGCGCTTTCTGATCGAGAAGGGGGCAATCGTGAATGCGGCCAAGAAAGCCCAGGAAGCGCCCAAGCTCGCGGATCTGGATGATTTGTTCAGCGACGAGGAAGCCGATCCAGAGATGAAGGAGATGCTGGAGATGGCGAAGTCCTTCTCCGCGAACTATACGCCGGATGTTCCTCCCATGGCGGCGGCGGTGGGAAAAGAAATCAGCTTGGAGAAGCTCGACCTGATGCTCCAAGCGGGGATGGATCCGGCAGCGCGCTCAACCCAAGGCTACACCTTGGCGATCACCGCTGCCTGCGGAGGACGGATGGATCTGATCCGGCACCTTCTGGATACCGGCACCAAAATTGACGGAAGAACGTCATATGGAGAATCGGTCCTGAGTGTCTTCTCTTCAAGGGGACGATTTGACGAGATCAAGGAATTTCTCGAACGGGGCGTCGATCCCGAGCCGCTCCAGTGGACGCCGCTGCTGAAGGCAGCAGCGATTGGCGATCAAGGAGAGCTTGCAAGGCTCATCGAAGAAGGCGCGGACCTCGAAGAGAAGGACTGCTGGGAAAGAACGCCGTTTCTTCTCTCCGTGCAGGCCGGTGACAGTGGAAAAGCTGCCCTGCTCCTCTCGAAAGGCGCGAAGTCAGAGGCCACAGGACGTTGTGCCCATACGGCGGCGCACTATGCCGCCTCTCGCAACGACGCGGCGATGCTCCGGTGGCTCATCGATCAAGGCTTCACCATCAGTGCGAAGGACCAATTCGGCCACACACCGCTGCGTGAAGCCGCTGAAGCCAGCGCTGGAGAGAGTTTCCGCCTCCTCCTGGAGACGGACCAGTCTTGGGGCCGGACCGCGGATGAGCGGAAGGACGTCTTGGATTGTGTGTCTGATCCGGCGCTCGTGCGAGCGATACTGGAGCGTGGTGCCAGCCTCAGCGAGTTCAGCGAAGAGGCGATCCGCAACTTCATCGGCCTCGGCAATGAGGAACACTTGGTCGCAAGCAAAGCTGAGTATATGGCAGGGCGTTTCCCACGCTTCGGAACGGCGAATCCGGAGCGCATGGACCAGCCATTCTGGAAGGCCATGGTACGCTGCGGGTGGTCCGGCTATCAAGGTGCGGCGACCTTTGAAGATTCCTCCTGCGAACGTGAGGACCCGGTCTGGAGCCACAATCGCTTCGGCATGTCGACCACTCCGCTGCCGGACGGACGCTTCGTCCAGATTGCAGGGGAGCACGAGGATCACTACGACCCGGATTTCTGCATCTACAACGATGTATTCATCCATGATGGCAGGGGGACCTTCGAGATTCTGGGTTATCCCAAGGAGGTTTTCCCGCAGACGGACTTTCATAGCGCCACGCTGGTGGGGGAGAAGATCTATATCATCGGGAACCTAGGTTATCTCCACGAACGAAAATCCGGCCACACTCCGGTATTCGCTCTCCATGTGGACAGTGGCGAAATCGAAACCGTGCCGACCTCCGGGGAGTGTCCGGGCTGGATCCATTCCCATGAGGCGATCCTCGAAGAAGCAGGGACGATCCTCGTCACCGGTGGCAAGGTCTGGACGACTGCTTCCGACGGCGAGCAAACCCTTGAAAAACAAGGCGAGAGATATCGGCTAGACCTCGCAAAGGGGGAATGGAGGAAACTCGGGCTGCAGGAACTCTGA
- a CDS encoding thioredoxin family protein yields MKALLRLTAILVATVSCALAGTEGWMTNWAEAKAKSKAENKPILINLTGSDWCGWCIKLHKEVFSEQAFKDYAAANLILMEADFPKKTELSPELKAQNAELKKAYLNEGYPTVLLLDAEGKKLSEDIGYLKGGPEVYVKTIKELLAKSQTAQK; encoded by the coding sequence ATGAAAGCGCTCCTTCGCTTGACTGCCATTCTCGTGGCCACCGTTTCCTGTGCCTTAGCAGGCACGGAGGGGTGGATGACCAATTGGGCCGAGGCCAAGGCCAAGTCGAAGGCCGAGAACAAGCCAATCCTGATCAACCTAACCGGCTCCGATTGGTGTGGCTGGTGCATCAAGCTGCACAAGGAGGTCTTCTCTGAGCAGGCCTTCAAGGACTACGCCGCGGCGAACCTGATCCTGATGGAAGCGGATTTCCCGAAGAAAACGGAACTGTCTCCGGAGCTGAAGGCGCAAAATGCAGAGCTGAAGAAGGCCTATCTGAATGAAGGCTACCCGACGGTGCTGCTGCTGGATGCCGAGGGCAAGAAACTGAGCGAGGACATCGGCTATCTGAAGGGTGGCCCGGAGGTCTACGTGAAGACGATCAAGGAGCTCCTAGCCAAGTCTCAGACGGCCCAGAAGTAA
- the rdgB gene encoding RdgB/HAM1 family non-canonical purine NTP pyrophosphatase, whose product MPSELPVLVIATRNAHKTQEIREMIGDRYKVLDVNDFPALPAVDETGTTFLENATLKAVAISGEVTGLVLSDDSGLEVDALGGAPGVWSSSYGGEEGNHPKNNARLMVEMAGKSDRAARFRCTMVLAKGGQVLADFSGTVEGRILEQPYGAGGFGYDPLFAPEGHDRSFAELGAEVKNALSHRGRALAQLVEWLEKTS is encoded by the coding sequence ATGCCTTCCGAGCTTCCCGTTCTGGTCATCGCCACCCGCAACGCGCACAAGACCCAAGAGATCCGGGAAATGATCGGGGATCGCTACAAGGTGCTCGATGTGAACGATTTTCCTGCCCTTCCCGCGGTCGATGAAACCGGCACCACCTTCCTTGAAAACGCCACGCTTAAAGCGGTCGCGATCAGCGGCGAAGTGACAGGACTGGTACTTTCCGATGATTCTGGCCTGGAGGTGGACGCCCTCGGAGGCGCTCCCGGAGTCTGGTCGAGCAGCTATGGCGGCGAAGAGGGGAATCACCCGAAGAACAACGCCCGCCTGATGGTGGAAATGGCCGGGAAATCCGATCGCGCCGCCCGCTTCCGCTGCACCATGGTGCTGGCAAAGGGCGGTCAGGTCCTCGCCGACTTCAGCGGGACCGTCGAAGGCCGCATCCTCGAGCAACCCTACGGTGCCGGCGGCTTCGGCTATGACCCGCTCTTCGCCCCGGAAGGCCACGACCGCAGCTTCGCGGAACTCGGAGCGGAAGTGAAAAACGCCCTCAGCCACCGCGGCCGTGCCTTGGCGCAGCTCGTGGAGTGGCTCGAAAAGACATCCTGA
- the leuS gene encoding leucine--tRNA ligase, with translation MSDKRKPFPFDEFEPAWQARWDAEKTFRTPNPGDADFDASKPKFYVLDMFPYPSGSGLHVGHPEGYTATDIIGRAKRRQGFNVLHPMGWDSFGLPAEQYAIKTGQHPAITTTQNIATFKRQLKSLGFGYDWDREIATTDPEYVRWTQWIFLQLYSSYFNEEEGKAKPVAELEAKGWTREQIDAVRLAFVHEAPVNWSPDLGTVLANEEVEEWRSKGHIVERRPLRQWMLRITKYAQRLIDELDPLDWPEGIKLLQKNWIGRSEGAEVDFPLDGHTVTVFTTRPDTLFGATYMVLAPEHPYVTEITTAEQKAAVDAYIAACAAKSDLERGDLNKDKSGVFTGAYATNPVNGEKIPVWIADYVMMGYGTGAIMAVPAHDERDFEFAKKFDLPIVQVVQPNGDQDWQGYTDPGTAVNSGFLDGLPTAEAKAKIIDWLESGSKGKRRVQFKLRDWLFSRQRYWGEPFPLTWKDGNHYAVPDAELPLLAPPLEDYKPSGSPEPLLTKAREWVELPDGSIRETNTMPQWAGSCWYYLRYCDPRNSGRFISNEAESYWGGGDKPGMVDLYVGGTEHAVLHLLYARFWHKVLFDLGHVRTTEPFQKLVNQGLILGEDGQKMSKSRGNVVNPDDVVREYGADSLRLYEMFMGPLEQVKPWSMKGVEGVSRFLARVWRVAFEENQAGEWVNSSKIQDVPCSDKALLKVVHETIKKVTDDIAKMSFNTAISQMMVCTNAFTSAEVVPLNEFRALLHVLNPFAPHLTEEIHARLGGSAMLADSEWPKHDEAALVTDEIELVVQVNGKLRDKIVVAKDADQATVESTALNTAKVKEQIDGKTVRKVIVVPGRLVNIVAN, from the coding sequence ATGTCCGACAAACGCAAGCCGTTCCCCTTCGATGAATTCGAGCCCGCCTGGCAGGCGCGCTGGGATGCGGAGAAAACCTTCCGCACGCCGAATCCCGGCGATGCGGACTTCGATGCCTCGAAGCCGAAGTTCTACGTGCTCGACATGTTCCCCTACCCTTCCGGTTCCGGCCTGCATGTGGGCCACCCGGAGGGCTACACCGCCACGGACATCATCGGACGGGCGAAGCGCCGCCAGGGATTCAACGTGCTGCATCCGATGGGCTGGGATTCCTTCGGCCTGCCGGCGGAGCAGTATGCAATCAAGACCGGCCAGCATCCGGCGATCACGACGACGCAAAACATCGCGACCTTCAAGCGGCAGTTGAAGTCGCTTGGCTTCGGCTACGATTGGGACCGCGAGATCGCGACGACCGATCCGGAATACGTGCGCTGGACCCAGTGGATCTTCCTGCAACTGTATTCGTCGTACTTCAACGAGGAGGAAGGCAAGGCCAAGCCGGTCGCGGAACTGGAAGCGAAGGGTTGGACGCGCGAGCAGATCGATGCGGTGCGGCTGGCCTTCGTGCACGAGGCACCGGTGAACTGGTCTCCGGACCTCGGCACCGTTCTCGCGAACGAGGAGGTCGAGGAGTGGCGCAGCAAGGGCCACATCGTGGAACGCCGTCCGCTGCGCCAGTGGATGCTGCGGATCACGAAGTATGCCCAGCGCTTGATCGATGAGCTGGACCCGCTGGATTGGCCGGAAGGGATCAAGCTGCTGCAGAAGAACTGGATCGGCCGCAGCGAAGGGGCCGAAGTAGATTTCCCATTGGACGGCCACACGGTGACCGTTTTCACGACGCGTCCGGACACCTTGTTCGGTGCGACCTACATGGTGCTGGCACCGGAGCATCCCTACGTGACGGAGATCACGACAGCGGAGCAAAAGGCGGCGGTGGATGCTTACATCGCGGCCTGCGCGGCGAAGTCGGACCTGGAGCGCGGCGACCTGAACAAGGACAAGTCCGGTGTTTTCACGGGGGCCTATGCGACGAACCCGGTGAACGGCGAGAAGATCCCGGTGTGGATCGCGGACTATGTGATGATGGGCTACGGCACGGGAGCGATCATGGCAGTACCTGCGCACGACGAGCGAGACTTCGAGTTTGCGAAGAAGTTTGATCTACCGATCGTGCAGGTGGTCCAGCCGAACGGCGATCAGGACTGGCAGGGCTACACGGACCCGGGCACGGCGGTGAACTCCGGTTTCCTGGATGGACTGCCGACTGCTGAAGCGAAGGCAAAGATCATCGATTGGCTGGAGTCCGGATCGAAGGGCAAGCGCCGCGTGCAATTCAAGCTGCGCGACTGGTTGTTCTCCCGCCAGCGCTACTGGGGTGAGCCTTTCCCGCTGACCTGGAAGGATGGCAACCACTACGCGGTGCCGGATGCGGAGCTGCCGCTGCTGGCTCCGCCTCTGGAAGACTATAAGCCGAGCGGCTCTCCAGAACCGCTGCTGACGAAGGCACGCGAGTGGGTGGAGCTGCCCGATGGCTCGATCCGCGAGACGAACACGATGCCGCAGTGGGCAGGGTCCTGCTGGTACTACCTGCGCTACTGCGACCCGCGGAACAGCGGCCGCTTCATCTCGAACGAAGCCGAGTCCTACTGGGGCGGTGGCGACAAGCCGGGCATGGTGGATCTCTACGTGGGTGGTACGGAGCATGCCGTACTTCACCTGCTGTATGCGCGCTTCTGGCACAAGGTGCTCTTCGACCTGGGCCACGTGCGGACGACCGAGCCTTTCCAAAAGCTGGTAAACCAGGGCCTGATCCTGGGTGAAGACGGCCAGAAGATGTCCAAGTCCCGCGGCAACGTGGTGAATCCGGACGACGTGGTGCGCGAGTACGGTGCGGATTCCCTGCGCCTGTATGAGATGTTCATGGGCCCGCTGGAGCAGGTGAAGCCATGGAGCATGAAGGGCGTGGAGGGAGTTTCCCGCTTCCTGGCCCGCGTGTGGCGCGTGGCCTTCGAGGAAAACCAAGCCGGCGAGTGGGTGAACTCTTCCAAGATCCAGGATGTCCCCTGCAGCGACAAGGCGCTGCTGAAGGTGGTGCACGAGACGATCAAGAAGGTGACCGATGACATCGCGAAGATGTCCTTCAACACGGCGATCTCGCAGATGATGGTGTGCACGAATGCCTTCACCTCTGCCGAGGTGGTGCCGCTGAATGAATTCCGCGCGCTGCTGCACGTGCTGAACCCCTTCGCGCCGCACCTGACGGAAGAGATCCATGCGCGCCTGGGTGGCAGCGCCATGCTGGCCGACAGCGAGTGGCCGAAGCATGACGAAGCCGCACTGGTGACCGATGAAATCGAGCTGGTGGTGCAGGTCAACGGCAAGCTGCGCGACAAGATCGTGGTGGCGAAGGACGCCGACCAGGCGACCGTGGAATCGACCGCTCTCAACACCGCGAAGGTGAAGGAGCAGATCGATGGCAAGACGGTGCGCAAGGTGATCGTGGTGCCCGGCCGTCTGGTGAACATCGTGGCCAACTGA
- a CDS encoding thioredoxin family protein, which translates to MKAITYLAAFTVGAAAMVSSAFSKELEGWSTDLEKALEQAKKEKKSILVEFTGSDWCPPCIAMRKAVFSKKEFVDAASKKFILVELDFPKADEALKKKNEPYAEKYKIEGFPTVILLNSEGKEFNRFFASEYPKTDLFLKHLDEALAKTELD; encoded by the coding sequence ATGAAAGCCATCACCTACCTCGCCGCCTTTACCGTCGGAGCTGCCGCCATGGTGAGCTCTGCCTTCTCCAAGGAACTGGAGGGCTGGTCCACGGATCTGGAGAAAGCCCTGGAGCAGGCGAAGAAGGAGAAGAAATCGATCCTGGTGGAATTCACCGGCTCCGATTGGTGCCCGCCGTGCATCGCGATGCGCAAGGCGGTGTTCTCCAAGAAGGAGTTCGTCGATGCCGCCAGCAAGAAGTTCATCCTAGTGGAGCTCGATTTCCCGAAGGCCGACGAAGCGCTGAAGAAGAAAAACGAACCTTACGCGGAAAAGTACAAGATCGAGGGATTCCCGACCGTTATCCTGCTCAATTCCGAGGGTAAGGAGTTCAACCGCTTCTTCGCCTCCGAATACCCGAAGACGGACCTCTTCCTGAAGCATCTGGACGAGGCGCTCGCCAAGACCGAGCTGGATTGA